The Thermanaerovibrio acidaminovorans DSM 6589 genome contains a region encoding:
- a CDS encoding acetate--CoA ligase family protein, whose protein sequence is MEGGRDLWGLMSPRGVAVVGASSNLESISGRPLKLLLKYGYGGGVYPVNPKYDSIGGLRCYPDVGSIDGDVDVALVAVRAPLVPSVIEGCGRRGIRFAVVFSSGFAEAGREDLQRELLEAADRWGVRILGPNCQGLVNLAGGIPLSFSASLDTDRLVGATPGGIAYVSQSGAFGFASFACAVDRGVRFRHVVTTGNQADLDTVEVAGCLLEDPEVRMLLLYLEGVRDGDRLVELLIRARERDVTVGLIKAGRSETGSRAAQSHTASVAGDQRVWGAVMEQYGAVMLGDMEDMISLGLACGLPRPRGRRVGIITTSGGAGIMMADLCSDQGLQVPLLDEGTQERIRRVIPPFGSPANPVDVTAQVINDPQGMTECLSALEADPNVDMMSVVISMITGQAGESTARQVADFAASSRKPLVCSWLIDREHGGDLTSYLSERGVPVIGSLRQAAWTLGAISRPRGSFLSGDLPGLPCDDPLRGLEGLLTEHQAKQVLKAWGVPVTMEEMVRDPDEARVAAERIGYPVALKVMSRQIPHKTDAGVVALNVKGPGELKEAFDRVMDAARRVQGARLDGVLVQRMASGVECIVGVKRDPVFGPVVVFGLGGVLVEVLKDVAVRRAPVSPEEALEMIRSLRGYPIFGPFRGRGPLDQGAVAEVISRVSILAMDPRLLELDVNPLFVMEEGQGVVCADALMNVKGE, encoded by the coding sequence GTGGAGGGTGGAAGGGACCTGTGGGGGCTTATGTCCCCCCGGGGGGTGGCGGTGGTTGGGGCCTCCTCTAACCTGGAGAGCATATCCGGCCGGCCGCTGAAGCTGCTGCTCAAGTACGGCTATGGGGGCGGGGTATATCCGGTGAACCCCAAGTACGACTCCATAGGGGGCCTTAGGTGCTACCCGGACGTGGGCTCCATAGACGGGGACGTGGACGTGGCGCTGGTGGCGGTCCGGGCTCCCCTGGTGCCGTCGGTGATCGAGGGATGCGGCAGGAGGGGGATCCGCTTTGCGGTGGTCTTCTCCTCCGGCTTCGCCGAGGCGGGGCGGGAGGACCTGCAGAGGGAGCTGCTGGAGGCGGCGGACCGCTGGGGGGTCCGGATATTGGGCCCCAACTGCCAGGGGCTTGTGAACCTGGCGGGTGGCATCCCCTTGAGCTTCTCCGCCTCCCTGGACACGGACCGGCTTGTGGGGGCCACTCCGGGGGGTATCGCCTACGTGTCCCAGAGCGGCGCCTTCGGCTTCGCCTCCTTCGCCTGCGCGGTGGACCGGGGGGTCCGGTTCCGCCACGTGGTAACCACCGGCAACCAGGCGGACCTGGACACGGTGGAGGTGGCTGGGTGCCTGCTGGAGGACCCGGAGGTCAGGATGCTGCTCCTGTACCTGGAGGGGGTCAGGGACGGGGATCGGTTGGTGGAGCTGCTGATCAGGGCCCGGGAGAGGGACGTGACCGTTGGGTTGATAAAGGCGGGCCGAAGCGAGACTGGCTCCAGGGCCGCCCAGAGCCACACCGCCTCGGTGGCGGGAGATCAGCGGGTGTGGGGGGCGGTGATGGAGCAGTACGGGGCGGTAATGCTGGGTGACATGGAGGACATGATATCCCTGGGGCTCGCCTGCGGGCTCCCTCGTCCCAGGGGCAGACGGGTGGGTATAATCACCACCTCCGGTGGTGCGGGGATAATGATGGCGGACCTGTGCTCCGACCAGGGGCTTCAGGTGCCCCTCCTGGACGAGGGGACCCAGGAGAGGATCCGGAGGGTGATACCCCCCTTCGGCTCCCCCGCCAACCCGGTGGACGTGACCGCCCAGGTGATAAACGATCCCCAGGGAATGACCGAGTGCCTGTCCGCCCTGGAGGCGGACCCCAACGTGGACATGATGAGCGTGGTGATCTCCATGATCACCGGTCAGGCGGGGGAGAGCACCGCCAGGCAGGTGGCGGACTTCGCCGCTTCTTCCCGGAAGCCCCTGGTGTGCTCCTGGCTCATCGACCGAGAGCACGGGGGGGATCTGACCTCCTACCTTTCGGAGCGGGGAGTTCCGGTGATCGGCAGCCTCAGGCAGGCGGCGTGGACGCTGGGGGCCATAAGCAGGCCGAGGGGCAGCTTCTTAAGCGGTGACCTCCCCGGTTTGCCTTGTGACGATCCCCTTCGTGGGCTGGAGGGGCTGCTCACCGAGCACCAGGCCAAGCAGGTCCTAAAGGCCTGGGGCGTGCCGGTCACCATGGAGGAGATGGTGAGGGACCCGGATGAGGCCCGGGTGGCGGCGGAGAGGATCGGCTACCCGGTGGCCCTCAAGGTCATGTCCCGCCAGATACCCCACAAGACCGACGCGGGGGTGGTGGCCCTCAACGTGAAGGGCCCCGGGGAGCTTAAGGAGGCCTTCGATCGGGTGATGGACGCCGCCCGCCGGGTCCAGGGGGCCCGGTTGGACGGGGTCCTGGTTCAGCGGATGGCTAGTGGGGTGGAGTGCATCGTGGGGGTCAAGCGGGATCCGGTCTTCGGCCCCGTGGTGGTCTTCGGCCTAGGAGGGGTTCTGGTGGAGGTCCTGAAGGACGTGGCGGTTCGCAGGGCCCCGGTGAGCCCGGAGGAGGCCCTGGAGATGATCCGGTCCCTCAGGGGATACCCGATCTTCGGCCCCTTCCGGGGCAGGGGACCCCTGGATCAGGGGGCGGTGGCGGAGGTCATCTCCCGGGTGTCCATCTTGGCGATGGATCCCAGGCTGCTGGAGCTGGACGTGAACCCCCTCTTCGTGATGGAGGAGGGACAAGGGGTTGTCTGCGCCGACGCGCTTATGAACGTCAAGGGGGAGTGA
- a CDS encoding CtsR family transcriptional regulator codes for MSSLTKAIEEYITQLFNEAGSHQISLRRKELAERFGCVPSQINYVLRSRFAPEQGFVVESQRGGHGYIRIVRLRLRDPNERVEHLEKLIGRSITEQESKRLLSNLEKRGLITPRERLIIEVALRNQDEQFRNLFDVPVFRRDTMRADLLKRLITSLALM; via the coding sequence GTGTCCAGTCTGACCAAGGCCATCGAGGAGTACATAACCCAGCTCTTCAATGAGGCGGGTTCCCACCAGATCTCCTTGAGGCGCAAGGAGCTGGCGGAGAGGTTCGGTTGCGTTCCGAGCCAGATAAACTACGTGCTCCGGAGCCGGTTTGCCCCGGAGCAGGGCTTTGTGGTGGAGAGCCAGAGGGGAGGGCATGGTTACATAAGGATAGTCCGGCTGAGGCTCCGGGACCCCAACGAGAGGGTGGAGCACCTGGAGAAGCTCATAGGCCGGTCCATAACTGAGCAGGAGAGCAAGCGGCTCCTGTCGAACCTGGAGAAGCGGGGGCTCATAACCCCGAGGGAGAGGCTGATCATAGAGGTGGCGCTGAGGAACCAGGATGAGCAGTTCCGGAACCTGTTCGACGTGCCGGTCTTTCGCCGGGACACCATGAGGGCGGACCTGCTCAAGCGCCTCATAACCAGCCTGGCCCTCATGTAG
- the plsY gene encoding glycerol-3-phosphate 1-O-acyltransferase PlsY, which translates to MSWLWPLIGYLAGSCPTGYLVVKLMRGEDIRNYGSGNIGATNVGRVMGRRWAITVALIDMLKGGAVVALAMAMGLRDHGLLAMTGLFGILGHNFPVWLRFKGGKGVATSFGVMFFYNWFCPWPALIGGALWYLVMKVTRYVSLASLVGLYACALAMGLFRAPSPYVAASFALALLSTVRHKDNIRRLLAGTENRVGQKRV; encoded by the coding sequence ATGAGCTGGTTATGGCCTCTGATAGGTTACCTGGCGGGTTCCTGTCCCACCGGCTACCTGGTGGTCAAGCTGATGCGGGGGGAGGACATCCGCAACTACGGCTCCGGGAACATAGGAGCCACCAACGTGGGGAGGGTTATGGGCCGCCGGTGGGCCATAACCGTGGCCCTCATCGACATGCTCAAGGGGGGGGCGGTGGTGGCCCTGGCCATGGCCATGGGGCTTAGGGACCACGGGCTGCTGGCCATGACGGGGCTCTTCGGGATCCTGGGGCACAACTTCCCGGTGTGGCTCCGGTTCAAGGGGGGCAAGGGGGTGGCCACCTCCTTTGGGGTCATGTTCTTCTACAACTGGTTCTGCCCCTGGCCCGCCCTGATCGGCGGGGCCCTCTGGTACCTGGTGATGAAGGTGACCCGTTACGTATCCCTGGCCTCCCTGGTGGGGCTTTACGCCTGCGCCCTGGCCATGGGGCTCTTCCGGGCCCCATCCCCCTACGTGGCCGCCTCGTTCGCTCTGGCTCTGCTGTCCACCGTCAGGCACAAGGACAACATCCGCCGGCTGCTGGCGGGTACCGAGAACCGGGTGGGGCAGAAGAGGGTCTGA
- a CDS encoding ATP-dependent Clp protease ATP-binding subunit, translated as MWQFFTERGKKVIQLAHREALRLGHEVIGTEHLLLGLLAEGEGVAAQVLKMAGLDLDEIREQVERVVGVGEPKEKAVDLPLSPRAKRALDLAMREARNMAVNYVGTEHILLGLLAEGEGVAFQILIRMGLDPVKVRQEVQSYLSGTSSDIQDPRRGSDEQDRKGAQASKTPTLDQLGMDLSEMAKSGELDPVIGRAKEIQRLVQVLSRRTKNNPVLIGDPGVGKTAIVEGLAQRIASGDIPEVLKGKRVVQLNVGNLVAGTKYRGEFEERMRKLVKELKESRSVILFIDEIHTIVGAGGAEGAVDAANILKPSLARGEFQVIGATTMEEYRKYIEKDAALERRFQPIQVEEPSEEDTVKILEGLRDRYEAHHRVKISDDALVAAARLSKRFITERFLPDKAIDLIDEAGARARLKTMEAPEDLKELERRLEEVRKEKESAVMAQEFEKAAALRDEERRMYEEIEQLRRDWQSRRNQEEPVVTGEDVATIVSEWTGVPVVQLTEEEAKRLLRMEEEIHSRLVGQEEAVNAVARAIRRGRSGLKDPRRPVGSFLFLGPTGVGKTELARRLAWFLFGSEDAMIRFDMSEFMERHEVAKLIGAPPGYVGHEEGGKLTEAVRRRPYSVILFDEIEKAHPDVFNILLQLLEDGRLTDGQGHLVNFRNTVIIMTSNVGASEGTRSHLGFSSGDEDQAMAGWDRTRGAIMDAVKRTFRPEFLNRVDEMVVFRPLKREELRQIAAMMLDEVVARCGERGISLAVDPQVVERVLDEGFDPKFGARPLRRTIQRMTEDPLSDMMLEGKVPQGARVEAVMEDGRVSFRVEH; from the coding sequence GTGTGGCAGTTTTTCACTGAACGGGGCAAGAAGGTTATCCAGCTGGCCCATAGGGAGGCCTTGAGGCTGGGTCATGAGGTGATAGGCACCGAGCACCTTCTGCTGGGTCTCTTGGCGGAGGGCGAGGGGGTGGCTGCTCAGGTGCTGAAGATGGCCGGGCTGGACCTGGACGAGATAAGGGAGCAGGTGGAGCGGGTTGTGGGAGTTGGGGAGCCCAAGGAGAAGGCGGTGGACCTGCCGCTGAGTCCCCGGGCCAAGAGGGCTCTGGATCTGGCCATGCGAGAGGCCAGGAACATGGCGGTGAACTATGTGGGCACCGAACACATCCTTTTGGGGCTCCTGGCGGAGGGAGAGGGGGTTGCGTTCCAGATCCTGATCCGTATGGGGTTAGACCCGGTGAAGGTTAGGCAGGAGGTCCAGTCGTACCTGTCCGGCACATCTTCGGACATCCAGGATCCCCGCAGGGGCTCTGATGAGCAGGATCGGAAGGGTGCTCAGGCCAGCAAGACCCCCACGTTGGACCAGCTTGGAATGGATCTGTCCGAGATGGCCAAGAGTGGGGAGCTGGACCCGGTGATAGGCCGGGCCAAGGAGATCCAAAGGCTTGTCCAGGTCCTCTCCCGCCGAACCAAGAACAACCCGGTGCTCATCGGAGATCCTGGGGTCGGCAAGACCGCCATAGTTGAGGGCCTTGCTCAGCGGATAGCCTCCGGGGACATCCCGGAGGTGTTGAAGGGCAAGCGGGTGGTGCAGCTGAACGTGGGGAACCTGGTGGCGGGAACTAAGTATCGAGGCGAGTTTGAGGAGAGGATGAGGAAGCTGGTCAAGGAGCTGAAGGAGAGCCGATCGGTGATCCTCTTCATAGACGAGATCCACACCATAGTGGGCGCCGGGGGCGCCGAGGGGGCGGTGGACGCGGCCAACATCCTGAAGCCAAGTCTTGCCAGGGGCGAGTTTCAGGTGATAGGGGCCACCACCATGGAAGAGTACCGGAAGTACATAGAGAAGGATGCGGCGTTGGAGCGTCGTTTCCAGCCCATCCAGGTGGAGGAGCCTTCGGAGGAGGACACGGTTAAGATACTGGAGGGTCTCAGGGATCGCTACGAGGCCCATCATAGGGTCAAGATATCCGACGACGCCCTGGTGGCGGCTGCCAGGCTGTCCAAGCGGTTCATCACCGAGCGGTTCCTGCCCGACAAGGCCATAGACCTGATAGACGAGGCGGGGGCCCGGGCCAGGCTCAAGACCATGGAGGCCCCGGAGGACCTGAAGGAGCTGGAGCGGAGGCTTGAGGAGGTCCGGAAGGAGAAGGAGTCAGCGGTGATGGCCCAGGAGTTTGAGAAGGCCGCCGCTCTTAGGGACGAGGAGCGGCGGATGTACGAGGAGATCGAGCAGCTCCGCCGGGATTGGCAGTCTCGCCGCAACCAGGAGGAGCCGGTGGTGACCGGTGAGGACGTGGCCACCATAGTCTCCGAGTGGACCGGGGTACCGGTGGTTCAGCTCACTGAGGAGGAGGCCAAGCGGCTTCTTCGGATGGAGGAGGAGATCCATTCCCGGCTGGTGGGGCAGGAGGAGGCGGTGAACGCCGTGGCCCGGGCGATACGGCGGGGCCGGAGCGGTCTCAAGGATCCCCGTCGTCCGGTGGGGAGCTTCCTGTTCCTGGGGCCCACTGGGGTGGGCAAGACGGAGCTGGCCCGTCGGCTTGCGTGGTTCCTCTTCGGCAGCGAGGATGCCATGATCCGGTTCGACATGAGCGAGTTCATGGAGCGCCACGAGGTGGCCAAGCTGATAGGGGCACCTCCGGGTTATGTGGGTCACGAGGAGGGGGGGAAGCTCACCGAGGCGGTGCGCCGCAGGCCCTACTCGGTGATCCTTTTCGACGAGATAGAGAAGGCCCACCCGGACGTGTTCAACATCCTGCTGCAGCTGCTGGAGGATGGACGGCTCACCGATGGACAGGGGCACTTGGTGAACTTCAGGAACACGGTGATAATAATGACCAGCAACGTTGGGGCCTCGGAGGGGACCAGGTCCCACCTGGGTTTCTCCTCCGGTGATGAGGATCAGGCCATGGCGGGTTGGGACAGGACCAGGGGGGCCATAATGGACGCGGTGAAGCGCACCTTCCGGCCGGAGTTCCTGAACCGGGTGGACGAGATGGTGGTCTTCCGGCCCCTTAAGAGGGAGGAGCTTCGCCAGATAGCCGCCATGATGCTGGACGAGGTGGTGGCCCGGTGCGGCGAGCGGGGGATATCCCTTGCGGTGGACCCCCAGGTGGTGGAGAGGGTCCTGGACGAGGGGTTCGACCCCAAGTTCGGCGCCAGGCCATTGAGGCGCACCATCCAGCGGATGACAGAGGATCCGCTCTCTGATATGATGCTGGAGGGCAAGGTGCCCCAGGGTGCCCGGGTGGAGGCGGTGATGGAGGATGGCCGGGTCTCCTTCCGGGTGGAACACTAA
- a CDS encoding ATP--guanido phosphotransferase — translation MLAAELASRPLEWFSARGDLAEVVMSSRIRFARNLKDRPFPTFASPEDLTSAQEEVMSLLLSVEHLRDSAVYHIDQLDSLSRQVLLENRQISPALARGGPGRSVVTDSRGVVSAMVNEEDHLRLQVLLGGLNLREALSVASSILERVDESRFAFHRSLGFLSSCPTNVGTGLRASVMLHLPGLQRLGRMEAVSLECQKLGLVVRGAFGEGTPSQGAIFQISNQVTLGPTEEELEEKTSAVARRLFEEEMRARQELLRVGGENLEDSIFRAYGILTNARLLSSREAMELLSTLRLGSSLGMLRPMPAGFWNRLVMDVQPGRVQALRCPDDTDPSGRRRARAALVRERLAEMAA, via the coding sequence ATGCTTGCCGCTGAGCTGGCGTCCCGGCCCCTGGAGTGGTTCTCCGCCCGGGGAGACCTGGCGGAGGTGGTCATGTCCAGCCGGATTCGGTTCGCCCGGAACCTGAAGGACCGGCCCTTCCCCACCTTCGCTTCTCCGGAGGACCTCACGTCCGCCCAGGAGGAGGTCATGTCCCTTCTCCTGTCGGTGGAGCACCTAAGGGACAGCGCGGTGTATCACATCGACCAGCTGGATTCCCTGTCGAGGCAGGTGTTGCTTGAGAACCGGCAGATAAGCCCCGCGCTGGCCCGGGGAGGGCCAGGCAGGTCGGTGGTTACCGACTCCAGGGGGGTGGTGTCCGCCATGGTCAACGAGGAGGACCACCTTCGTCTTCAGGTGCTGCTGGGGGGGCTTAACCTGAGGGAGGCCCTGAGCGTTGCCAGCTCCATCCTTGAGCGGGTGGACGAGTCCCGGTTCGCCTTTCACAGGTCCCTTGGGTTCCTCTCCAGCTGTCCCACCAACGTGGGGACCGGCCTTCGGGCGTCGGTGATGCTGCACCTGCCTGGGCTCCAGCGGTTGGGTCGGATGGAGGCGGTGTCCCTGGAGTGTCAAAAGCTGGGTTTGGTGGTTAGGGGTGCTTTCGGGGAGGGGACCCCTTCCCAGGGGGCCATATTTCAGATATCCAACCAGGTGACCTTGGGGCCTACCGAGGAGGAACTGGAGGAGAAGACCTCCGCGGTGGCCCGTCGGCTGTTCGAAGAGGAGATGAGGGCCCGTCAGGAGCTGCTTCGGGTTGGAGGCGAGAACTTGGAGGACAGCATATTCAGGGCCTATGGCATACTGACCAACGCCAGGCTCCTGTCCAGCCGGGAGGCCATGGAGCTGCTGTCCACACTACGGCTAGGTAGCTCTCTTGGGATGTTGCGGCCAATGCCGGCGGGGTTCTGGAACCGGCTGGTTATGGATGTCCAGCCCGGCAGAGTTCAGGCCCTCCGGTGCCCGGACGATACGGATCCATCGGGTCGCAGGAGGGCCCGTGCCGCCCTGGTTAGGGAGAGGCTGGCGGAGATGGCGGCGTGA
- a CDS encoding UvrB/UvrC motif-containing protein — MKCERCGGEASINIRSISGGVSEEHWLCPQCAAQVGLHAGPFSISISLKDLLPSLASSTCGEEELTCPSCGLTWSRFAKTGLLGCGGCYDAFARRLTHIIRRVQAGEFHRGRRPAEDRQEVERLKEELRRALEEEAYERAAVIRDRIREIEGGDRDACR, encoded by the coding sequence ATGAAATGTGAGCGGTGCGGAGGGGAGGCGTCCATAAACATAAGGTCCATCTCCGGCGGCGTGTCGGAGGAGCACTGGCTCTGTCCCCAGTGCGCCGCCCAGGTGGGGCTCCATGCGGGGCCCTTCTCCATCTCCATATCCCTCAAGGACCTGTTGCCCTCCCTGGCGTCGTCCACCTGCGGGGAGGAGGAGCTCACCTGCCCGTCCTGCGGTCTCACCTGGTCCAGGTTCGCCAAGACCGGGCTCCTGGGTTGCGGGGGCTGTTACGACGCCTTCGCCAGGCGGCTCACCCACATAATAAGGCGGGTCCAGGCGGGGGAGTTCCACCGGGGCCGCCGTCCCGCGGAGGACCGGCAGGAGGTGGAGAGGCTCAAGGAGGAGCTGAGGCGGGCCCTGGAGGAGGAGGCCTACGAGAGGGCGGCGGTGATCCGGGACCGGATAAGGGAGATAGAGGGGGGAGATCGGGATGCTTGCCGCTGA
- a CDS encoding SDH family Clp fold serine proteinase — protein MGVDGLFLILFLFMVVTPTLKQWRINQLRLSAMRSLEKRRGSRVISLIHRQETMGFFGMFQRNFINIEDSEEVLRFIRMTPDHVPIDMVIHTPGGLLLAAEQIAEALRKHPSKVTVFVPHYAMSGGTLIALAADEIVMDRHAVLGPVDPQLGQWPAASIIKAVEQKPVEEVDDHTLIMADVARKAMRQTEDFVRRLLKSNGMEEERADALAKALTDGRWTHDYPINIDEARSLGLPVTDQMPDEICALMRLYPQSGQGRPSVQYVPLPFEHGVGAKASM, from the coding sequence ATGGGGGTGGACGGACTCTTTCTGATTCTCTTCCTATTCATGGTGGTTACGCCCACGCTGAAGCAGTGGAGGATAAACCAGCTAAGGCTCTCTGCCATGAGGAGCCTGGAGAAGAGGAGGGGGAGCCGGGTCATCTCCCTCATCCACCGGCAGGAGACCATGGGGTTCTTCGGCATGTTCCAGCGCAACTTCATAAACATCGAGGACTCCGAGGAGGTTCTCCGGTTCATCCGGATGACCCCCGACCACGTGCCCATAGATATGGTGATCCACACTCCTGGGGGTCTTCTGTTGGCGGCGGAGCAGATAGCCGAGGCGCTGAGGAAGCATCCCTCCAAGGTGACGGTCTTCGTCCCCCACTACGCCATGTCGGGGGGCACCCTCATAGCCCTGGCGGCGGACGAGATAGTGATGGACCGACATGCGGTGTTGGGGCCCGTGGATCCTCAGCTGGGTCAGTGGCCCGCTGCCTCCATAATCAAGGCGGTGGAGCAGAAGCCGGTGGAGGAGGTGGACGACCATACCCTCATCATGGCGGACGTGGCCCGGAAGGCCATGAGGCAGACCGAGGATTTCGTGCGGCGCCTTCTCAAGTCCAACGGCATGGAGGAGGAGAGGGCGGATGCGTTGGCCAAGGCGCTCACCGACGGTCGGTGGACCCACGACTACCCCATAAACATAGACGAGGCCAGGTCCTTGGGGCTGCCGGTGACGGACCAGATGCCCGACGAGATCTGCGCCCTCATGAGGCTCTACCCCCAATCGGGCCAGGGTCGTCCGTCGGTCCAGTATGTGCCTTTGCCCTTCGAGCACGGGGTGGGCGCCAAGGCCAGCATGTAA
- the nhaC gene encoding Na+/H+ antiporter NhaC, which produces MTEERKYRKPSLMEAVLVLLFSAAFIGAGVLYWEVSVHIPIVVAATVASLVGRFVLGRPWRDIEEGMVNGIMVGMQAMLILYIIGMLVGTWIPGGVVPSMIYYGLSILNPAAFLLTALIICSIVSFATGTSWGTSGTVGIALMGIGAGLGIPAPITAGFIISGAYVGDKMSPLSDTTNLAPAVAGTDLFQHIRAMMWTTLPTYAIVCVAAVFLGMKYAGGTLDVAKIKAIQAVLAGEFNISLMGLIPPILVILMCVMKIPAIPGLFAGVVAGGVLALFNGYGVGDILSVTLDGYSAKLAADLANAGDMATVAKLMQEAGISGVTPEMAKEVGTLLSDLLTRGGMMSMANTIALITCALAFGGIMERCGFLEVILDNVLRVVRSVGGLATSVIVASFISNLFLGDQYLSIAMPGRIFKPAFEWKGLHPRMLSRSLEDSGTLTSVLIPWNTCGAYNSGVLGVPTVQYAPFAILNWLNPIMAITITYLGIGVAWKGKDGEPVIAKERPAELA; this is translated from the coding sequence ATGACGGAAGAGAGGAAGTATCGCAAGCCTAGCCTGATGGAGGCCGTTTTGGTCCTCCTGTTCAGTGCCGCCTTCATAGGAGCTGGGGTCCTTTATTGGGAGGTCTCGGTTCACATTCCCATAGTGGTGGCCGCCACGGTGGCCTCTTTGGTTGGAAGGTTCGTCCTTGGTCGTCCCTGGAGGGACATAGAGGAGGGGATGGTTAACGGCATCATGGTTGGCATGCAGGCCATGCTCATCCTCTACATTATAGGGATGTTGGTTGGCACCTGGATCCCCGGCGGAGTGGTTCCCAGCATGATCTACTATGGTCTGTCCATACTCAATCCTGCGGCCTTCCTCCTCACCGCCCTGATAATATGCTCCATAGTCTCCTTCGCCACCGGCACCTCCTGGGGGACCAGCGGCACGGTGGGCATCGCCCTAATGGGAATAGGTGCGGGGCTTGGCATACCGGCCCCGATAACGGCGGGCTTTATAATCTCCGGCGCTTACGTGGGGGACAAGATGTCGCCTCTGTCGGACACCACCAACCTTGCTCCTGCGGTGGCGGGCACCGACCTTTTCCAGCACATAAGGGCCATGATGTGGACAACCCTTCCTACCTATGCCATAGTCTGCGTGGCGGCGGTCTTCCTGGGGATGAAGTATGCCGGGGGAACCCTTGATGTGGCCAAGATAAAGGCCATTCAGGCGGTGCTTGCCGGGGAGTTCAACATAAGCCTGATGGGGCTCATCCCTCCGATCCTGGTCATACTCATGTGTGTCATGAAGATTCCCGCGATACCTGGCCTCTTCGCCGGTGTGGTGGCCGGCGGTGTTCTGGCCCTGTTCAACGGTTACGGCGTTGGGGACATCCTCAGCGTAACCCTGGATGGTTACTCCGCCAAGCTAGCGGCGGATCTAGCCAACGCGGGAGACATGGCGACGGTGGCCAAGCTTATGCAAGAGGCGGGCATCTCTGGTGTAACGCCCGAGATGGCCAAGGAGGTTGGAACGCTTCTAAGCGACCTTCTGACCAGGGGCGGTATGATGTCCATGGCCAACACCATCGCCCTCATAACCTGCGCCTTGGCTTTCGGAGGCATCATGGAGCGGTGCGGCTTCCTGGAGGTCATCCTGGATAACGTCCTTAGGGTTGTCCGCTCGGTGGGGGGGCTTGCCACCTCCGTCATAGTGGCTAGCTTCATATCGAACCTCTTCCTGGGTGACCAGTACCTGTCCATCGCGATGCCGGGCCGAATCTTCAAGCCCGCCTTCGAGTGGAAGGGGCTGCATCCGAGGATGCTCTCCCGGAGTCTAGAGGACAGCGGGACTCTGACATCGGTTCTGATCCCGTGGAACACCTGTGGGGCCTACAACTCGGGTGTTCTGGGGGTTCCAACCGTCCAGTACGCCCCCTTCGCCATCCTCAACTGGCTCAACCCCATAATGGCCATCACCATCACCTACCTTGGCATAGGGGTGGCCTGGAAGGGCAAGGACGGGGAGCCGGTCATAGCGAAGGAGAGGCCCGCGGAACTGGCGTGA
- a CDS encoding mechanosensitive ion channel family protein — protein MLAHLIRRAAALARSRAAAPGDQNRVDTLERMGVWVARVGLGIPMGLSVMDTLGINVKALMAGVGVAGLGISLAAQSIIRDFLCGFLILMENQFNVGEVVVIDGLAGTVEAFSLRCTRLRSLNGELIIIPNSQISRVVNHTRGWSVANVEVNIPYEEDPKGAMAAMEDCAAALMGEMGDVVIEPPVIQGIVDFKDSWMVLRALIKTVPGSQWEVGRRYRMLLKEAFDSRGIQFAYPHLDVSLLDPQRGKSPMP, from the coding sequence GTGTTGGCGCACCTTATCCGCCGGGCCGCCGCCTTGGCCAGGTCCAGGGCGGCCGCGCCGGGGGATCAGAACCGGGTCGACACCCTTGAGAGGATGGGGGTTTGGGTGGCCCGGGTGGGATTGGGGATACCCATGGGGCTGTCGGTGATGGACACCCTGGGGATCAACGTCAAGGCCCTGATGGCGGGGGTGGGGGTGGCGGGGCTGGGCATCTCCCTGGCGGCCCAGAGCATAATCCGGGACTTCCTCTGCGGTTTCCTAATCCTGATGGAGAACCAGTTCAACGTGGGTGAGGTGGTTGTCATCGACGGGCTCGCCGGGACGGTGGAGGCATTCAGCCTCCGGTGCACCCGCCTCAGAAGCCTGAACGGGGAGCTAATCATAATCCCCAACAGCCAGATATCCAGGGTGGTGAACCACACCAGGGGCTGGTCGGTGGCCAACGTGGAGGTGAACATCCCCTACGAGGAGGACCCCAAGGGGGCCATGGCCGCCATGGAGGACTGCGCGGCGGCCCTGATGGGAGAGATGGGGGACGTTGTGATCGAGCCCCCGGTGATCCAGGGGATCGTGGACTTCAAGGACAGCTGGATGGTCCTGAGGGCCCTCATAAAGACCGTCCCGGGCAGCCAGTGGGAGGTGGGCAGGCGCTACCGGATGCTGCTCAAGGAGGCCTTCGACTCCAGGGGCATCCAGTTTGCCTACCCTCACCTGGACGTGTCCCTCCTGGATCCTCAGCGGGGGAAGAGCCCTATGCCGTAG